agttggctgcaAGTGTGGGTTCccagccgaactcagacttttttaagagtggcaatcatgtacaaggtaaaaccatgccttgtaaattattgcagcTTTGAAAAATTATGAGTTTGGCTGGGATCCAGCACCTCCAGcccactcggacttcattacatctggatcTTTGTATGGGGGGGGAATGTCTTTCTGTGTCTTGATTGCTCTACATACTTTTGTTATCAAGTGTGGCCATTACAGTATTTCCCTTTTTATCTTCATATacctgttgtttgtttgttttgtcttaGCCATATGTAATATTGTACTGTAGATTTTCTAGCTACAGTATAAGAGGCATAAAGGGCGGCCCTTAGGCGGTACTTACTACTTCCAGGCTATGTGACAGTTTTCAGACCGTGTCCCAATCCCAGTTGGAAATATACAAATGACTATCAGGAACAAGTGCTAGGATGAAGAACAAACACAAAGTTTTGTGCCTGTCCGCCAAAAGATACATCCGGGGTGGCTGCAATCTTCACTGGTTCGTTGAATGATAATTGgcataaagcctcagccacccaattctcaCCTATATAGCACTCGCACTCTGAGGTGTAAATGGAACTTGCATGGCCGAGCAAGGGCCACCGAACTGGCGCTCAAGGGAACAGACAAACATGGAGGAATACTCACACTACAGTTCTTGTCAACTTGCTAATATGATCTTCAGCTCCTCTAGGAAAGAAAAGGCCTATGTGCTCTATACTCAGGCTACTCTAGCACTGTTTGTCCTAAATATCTAAACTGTGGCCTAAATTATAGCCTAGTGAGGTTAAACAAACAATACCTTGGACTAGACAGAAAGACTAATCTCTTCTATTTACTGTCTCTAGCATAACACAATGCAGTAAGAATGTTATTGTCTATAACAATACAATGCGATAAGACTGTTCATAAACATAATAACAAAAGCATACAGAGACTTCAAGTAAGACAATCTGTAGTGTGAGTACACGTAAGGTTCCCTCCCCTGGGAATAGGGCCAGCTGGCCCCGTAGTTCAAATGACAGGATTTCTAGAGTGAACAGCTATTCACTCACAAGATTGCATGAGTGTGTGAAATTGGACTGCTCCTCCACACTCCACACAATCACTGGCTCATGCTCTCAAGCTGGTGACGTAGGGGCCCAGTAAATTCCCCACATTTTGGAAGCATAACACCCGGTTATGAGAGAGAGACGGGGGCGGAAGCCTCAAAGCCTTCCCACCCTAACACACCAAATACAACCTTGGCCTGTGGCCCAAATCACAAACCCATATGCAGAAGTTCAGGCCTTGTTGGCCTACCTGGCAGTTATCAGCTTCTCCCTAGGCATTTTGCTAACTACCAGACGTCTATCTTGGTGATCTGAGTCTAATACTCAGATCACCTTACAATATGCGGATCAGGCCCTAGCTGGCCTGCCTGGTGGTACTAATCAGTGCCCTGGGCCTAATGTCTAGTTCATTTTATTCGTTGGGCAAAGTTTTTGCTCTAGGTCCCAAACCCAGATCACTAAAGCTATTGGGTCTCAGGCCTACTGCCTGCCTACTCTGGGCAAAGTGATGTTGGTCTAACGCCAAGACCACACAAAATGTGGCCAACACTCCTATCTATCACTAAGACCAACTGCCTGCACATGCCCTCAGACCTAATTCCTGGTGGTCCGGTGTTCTAGGGAGGATTAAATGAAAAAGGTGAGGGCCCAGCACTGCCTACCAGTAAtgttgggagaggctgcagtgggtagCTTTGTCATCTCTCTTGTATCCCACGCACTGAAGCTCTCTCTGCTGGTCTTCAGCTTCTTCCTTGGCACCTGCTGTCAGCCGCCATCTTCCATGCTCCACCGGATCTTCCGTCGTCACTGTTTCCACTGCCACACCTCTTCATTTGCCACTGGCTCTTCTATCTTAAGCTGCTTTTCTTTGCTCTATCTCTGGCACCTGAATGAATTCTCCAGCTCCACAGCATctattataagacgctgggagtgcCTGGAGCTAAGACACAGCAAGCATTGTTTAGCTCGCCatggccactcctgattggccacTGGCTCATGAGCCGTGATTAGCTTACGATCGGTGCATTACGGATTCAGGCTAATCCATAATAGCGCTAGGGAACACAGTGCCAGCATCTTCTACAATGGCGCCACCCACTATATCAGGCTTCAATGAGTACAGGTGAGTGCCCTTCTGCATTTCTGCTATTGGGCACCCATCTACATTCCTCCTTCCTATGTCCTTTGTAGTCCTTACAAAGTGAGGACTCGCCCAGGAGAAGTTATGATCTGCATACTGGGGACCTAACACACCGCGGTTGGACAACTCTGAATGCCTTCACAATGGCAGGGAAGGTATATTAGGGACTTCTAGAGGTCCTGGAGAGTTATCTGGGTCAGGGTTCTTGGTTGGCACCCATCATCCCTCCTCTGACTCATCTTAAGTGGCTGGTTCCGCTATCTCCACCCAGTCGGTTGTAGATTTTGGAGATAGAACTGGTGAGTTTTTCCCCTCTGCAGTATCGAGAAAGAGGCAAGGTCACAACATATCAAGGTGCAAAGTCCTCAAACGCCCAGTACCAACAGATATAGCTGCTCCATTAACCTTCCCTGAAAGCAGACTCCATGAACAGAGTGTATACATTCAGGACACCAATACTGCCAGATAAAATGCTTAACTATAGCCTTGGTGGCAGTCTTGGAGGTCTGATCGCGGGTAGGAAAAACCACAGTGGATTTTGTGAAATGATTACATACTGATGCTTGCTGATGGTATCCCTAATTAGCACATAGTCATTCAGCAATTACAAGCGATGACTTGTCCGAATAGTCTGGATGGCTGCATGCTGTTCATAGGGCTTGCCTAATCCATAGTCTCCATACTTTCTGGCATACTCTGTCAAACATGGCCTGTAATTGAGGTGCAATATACTGGCGCTGCAACCCCCAGGTGTGCTCCTTCTTCATGGGCTTCTTCCACCAGTGATTAAACCAGAGCCTCTGGCACCACTCTCTGTTCCACTGCATGGAGttcctgttccaagtagcattGTCACCATAATGTATTCGCACCAAACTGCAATCGGTACCAACCATGAAGGACCTTCTGACAAAAGGGAGTAAGCCTACTCCTTTCTCACTTACTGGGCCAATGACCATCCTATTTCCATTGCCAGATGAGTTTGAGGCCCAACTCCTTCTGTTATTTTTGTGACCAGTCTTGCTCAGTGTTTCGAAGCAGCATTGCTCATACATGTTCATCGTTCACTGTCATTAATCCATACTGCCACATGCACATCATATCAGGCATATCCAGCTCTTCTCGATCCTCCCCTTGAGTTGGCATAGGGGCTTCCACAGGGAACCGTGACCATACATCTGTATTCCCGTTACTCCTTCCCAGACAATAGTAAGAGAATTTAGGCACTTGAGCGACTCAGCATTGCTCCAAGGCACCAAGCTTGGCAGTCTTCAAGTATGCTAATGGGTTAATGTCCATGAAGATGTACACATGAGTTGCTTCAAGGTGAACTTCTCGGTAATGGCTCAAACCACCACCATCtgttccaacttgaaggaactacAGTATAGTTGTCTTTGATGAACCATCATTAATAACTTACCAGACCCAGGAATGCATGCAAATCCATGACAGTTGTTAGAATCTTCCATTCCTGGTGTTCATTCGGGGTTGAAGCAAACACTATGATGTCATCTAGATAGATTAGATTTGTCTCAATATTCAAATCAACCAAACACTTCCCTGTCATCCTCTGAAAGGTAGCTGGGGCATTTGTCAGTACAAATGGCATGCTGCAAAATTTGAACAACCCCGTACTGTATGTGTGATGAATGCCATTGTTTCCTGGTCTTGCATGGAGATAGGTGTATTGGATGGTACAGCTGTTCAGTCTCCGGTAATACACACAGAAACAAATGGTTCCATCTGTCTACCTCAccagcatgggatagacataaggatatccttacaaagaaataaggatcaaataaggttagagataaaaataatgtaaaaaaaaaaggggcagactagatgggccaagtggttcttatctgccgacaaattctatgtttctatgtttctataatgcGAGAAGCCCATGGACTCTTACTTTCCTGTATCACATGCTTGTCCAGCATGGTCTTTACCTCCTTACAGAGCTTTGGAGGAATTTTTTGGTACCTTTCCCAAATGGGCAGCACATCTCCTGTACGAATTTCATGTTGGAGGTCTATTATATACCTAAAGACTTCCTCATGATGAGAGAAGACCTTCTGCTGCCTCCACAACATCTGGTCCAACTTCTCTACAGTGGTAGATTCACACTCATCCAAGGAGATGTCCATCTGCTTCCAGATAACTGTACCCTTCCATTCCACACTAAGCTCTACATCTTCTTCAACATGTACTGACATGGTCCACAGCTCAGACACTTCTAGACAGAGGAGGATCTTCTGCCCTCCACTGATGCTATCTTTGCCTATGGTCACTAATATATCAATGGCAGCCCCAACTGGAATTCACCGAGGCTTGTCACCCACATTGCATAACCGGAACAATACTCTTCCCTCAATAACCATTGACAGGGTTAAGCTAAGATCACCCCAGATTCCATCCTCAAAAAGTCTGTGGGTTACACTATCACCTCAGATCCATTtagctgctgatgggtacacatctGATGGAGTATGATTTCTTGACAAGGGGGCAGCTCTATCTGTTGATGGTGACTGGTCTTAATGAAGCCCATAGAGTATTTTCCCGATCCAGTGTCCCAGGTCTCACTCCGCCATTTCATTTGTTATAGGACACTGAAAGCCTAAGTTCTTCCAACATAGAGAACCATTTTCTTGAAACAAAAGCTAAACCAGGTGGCACAATATGTTCATGCCAACAATAACTGGCCCATGGCTTAGACCTTGGCTACTGACTACAAGAAGACCTTTCTTCCCCAAATTATGTCCACAGATCTCTACCTCCATCCACACCACTCCAACTACTGGAATAGGGAGGTTGTTCTCAGCAATGAGGGTGATAAAACATTAAGAAACAGGCTCCTTTAGATGGTAATAATATTCCAGAAAACATGCCTCAGACATGGTGGTCACTTAGGAGCCAGTATCCAACAGACATTGCTGGGCTTTTCCTCCAAGGCAGCTTACCACTATGGGACACTCTCCTACAAGATCCATGTATTTGTCAATGGCTGTACCTCCTTGTTCTCTTCCCCATGGGTGGTCCCATTACCATGAGGGATGTTAGTTTAACTGCAGTTCTGGATTTATTTTGGTACAGTTCCAGGCAATATGACCATGTCGATTACATCGGTAACACAGTTGACCTCTCTTTGATTGGATCCCCCACAATTCCTTCCATGTGCCTCCCCAACATCCAGGGCCAGCTACagtcctactagcaccctgagcgagaaaatgtcaaagccTCCAGTGTGTGATGAAGGTGCACATGGTCACGGATAAGTGGATGTGGACTCGCAATTttctattatcaaactataaataaatatattttcacaacccctctacgcacacaattagcagccttacacataactgcTACAcaggacataccccccagcagtgcaagatacttaaatgcgccccagcagtgccagatacataaatgccccctaacagtgcaagatacataaatgccccccagcagtgccagatacataaatgcccccacagtgccagatacatatatactcccacagtgccagatacataaattcccccacagtgccagatacataaatgcccccacagtgccaaatacataaatgtcgACACAGTGCGATATACATAaatgatcccacagtgccagatacataaatgcccccacagtgccagatataaaaatgctcccacagtgacagatacataaatgcccccacagtgccaaacacataaatgcccccacagtgccagatacataaatgcccccacagtgccagatacatatatgcccccacagtggcaaatACAcaaatgtgcccgcagtgccagatacataaatgcccccacagtgccagatacataaatgcccccacagtgccagatacataaatgcccccacagtgccagatacataaatgccccaacagtgccatatacatatatgtccccacagtgccagatacataaattcccccacagtgccagatacatatatgcctccacagtgccatatacataaattcccccacagtgccagatacatatatgcccccacagtgtcagatacataaatgctcccacagtgcctgatacataaatgccccaacagtgccatatacatatatgccccctcagtgccagataaataaatttccccacattgccagatacataaatgcccccacagtgccagatacataaatgccaccactgtgccagatacatatatgcccccacagtgccagatacataaattcccccacagtgccagatacataaatgcgcccacagtgccagatacataaatgcgcccacagtgccagatacagaaatgcccccacagtgccagatacagaaatgccctcacagtgccaaatatgcccccacagtacctgctgtgtTGGCGGCAGCGAGTCGGTGATGAGGGAAGGGGactgctgtgggctgcaggaggacTAAATCTAAATTACTCAGTGCTCGCTAAgcgtgctgtgcggcgctggcatctGATGTCAGACGTCGGCGCCGCACAGCACGCATAGCGTGCACTGAGTAGTTTTCCATagtcccacccacagcactccctcgtcgtaacacacagaggcagccactgaCTGCTGGGACTCGGAGGCGGGCAGGTCCAGGCGGATGCACACAGGACCAGGCTCCGATATGGcggtgcccattaagggtggtgccctgcgtggccgctctattggaacatgcccagagccggccctgccGACATCTCTCCGTTGAGGATTCTCCTCTGAATTTCTGTGGTCCCAACGATACACTTCCTCACCTCCGGCCCTGTTTAATAGTTATTATGCTCAATTTTCTAAATAAAGTCTTGACTATTCTCCAAAGAGTACAATACCGTATGAACTTATCAACCACATAATTTATTCATGGTGTTTATTTGTTCCTCTGCTGAAGGTAGTGGTATGATAGAATTTCAAACTCTTCTGGCACAGGTTATCTGCAAAACTAGGGATATGATTGAAGCatactgtatacataataaaaTTCACATTGTGGAGCCAGTACAATATAATCAGTCATTGATAGTGGTCAGAACTGCAGTATTAAGGTCCACATGATGGTGTGAGCTGGAGACCCAGGGGAAAAGCCATCAAATATCCCTTACCAGGTCCTCTAGATGACACTTCCACTGAGCAGTAAATACCTTCAGAGAGTTGGTTCAAGTTTAGTGTAGGTGTATCCTAGAGTTGCAAACCCAATGTCATTTGGAGCAGAGATACAGCAGCTTACTGACACCTAACATATTTTGAATCTTATGCACCATCTGTGAACCACAGTCAGTCAAAGTCGGTGAGTCAGCAGATAACTTGCACTCAGCAGACTGTGTTAATGGTGTTAATTTGAATGGTCCCCGCAGTGTCCCCTGGAATTCTCCAATTTGGCACAAACTGAGATAAGGTCCTACTGAGCTAATTGTAAAATGTGTGCCCCAAACAGTATTACAAAAGCTGACTTTGCTCCATACGTAAAAGGGATAGATACCCTTGTCATTTTATTTAAGGAAGAGAACCTATGGAGCAATATTTCTATAATTGGCTGCTTCCCCAAAAAGAACTGGAAGGCTACCAGGCATGTGCTGAAACAGTTTAGGACTTTATTTCATTCATGCCCCAGAGAACTGCTCAGCTGGAGCTAATGAACTAATGAATCCTCAGGGGGTTACACCAAGCAGTTGGTAGGGATGAGCTGTGGAGACAACATGAAAGCAAGGATCCTTCTTACATCATTATGACTCTTCATTCTGGTGGAGACAATGGTAAAACATACAATTAGTAGAATCCATGCCTAGAAGAATTAAACAAATATTAAGAGCAAAGGGTAGCCCAACAAAGTACTAATATGTTGGCTACTCAGTGTGTAAACAGTGCAGTGTACTTCGAATACAGTATATTCCCCTGTTAATTATTTCACATTGAACTATGGCCTGGCCAGAAAGCTAAAATGTAGCCCTTTCCAGGAAGTGGCTGCTGATATCTGTGGTGTCGTTGTCTTATACTTATAATTCTATTGATATTTGACACAGTCCAAACTCTTGCTGGAGACATTGAGTAAGGATCTAAAAGTTTGGCAAGGAAGGATTAGTTAGAGCTACCAAGAGACCAGAATATTTGGCTCTCCATATCTCTGAAAGATAATAATCATCAAGAAATGTTCAAGAAAAAGGTCACAAGACACAGATGAAATTCAAATTTCTAATTGTCACAGAAATGGAGAGCTTCATATCAGACCCAGCTACAGTATATTCTCCCTCATTATAATAAAAAATGGTCAttaaaaacacaaaatattctGCAGCATTTGTTTTTTTCTGACTCAGCACCCTTTGGACTATTATAAGCCCACGAGGAACATTCAAAGAGTGGTTGTTCTAAAAGATGTATTCGACAAGACTGGGAGAGTGACTGGGTGTGAGGGATAAAGCATAGGGAAGAGCATAGTGTGACAACAATGCACATGTGACGAACAATTCATTAAGCAACACAATTCACAATATTGGACCAGTGTTTCTTTTTTTGACAATTGAATCCAAAAAATGTTTGTTACAAGTTAAAACAAACATTGTTTAAAGATATGTTTTCAAATTCTATGGCACAAGTTTACCAATCATATCAGCACTGGTAATAAGGCAGAGACAGAAGTAACATTAATATTTATTAAGCTTATAATGCAGGATATATTGTAAATATCTCCTATGCTACTACAGTATAAGTATCACACACCAATAGACCCATACAGTATATGGGGATGTTGCAGTTCTGCTATTTATCAAGTTATCAAAATTTAAAGAGCTCCCAAAGTGATTGCACTTTAGCAGCAACACTTGTGGGGCAGAACCTGGCAGTGTAAACTTTTTTATAGATGTGAACGTAAAGAgtttaaggggtcattccgaccagtttgCACACTGCTGGTTGCcgcagcggtgtgaacgggtcgggtCTGCGCCTGCGCGGTGGCCTTAATGCGTACACGTGTTGTTGCCCTGCAACGCCCATTGCCGGACAATGACCAGAAGAACAAAGAAAGTGATCGCTGgcacgattgcaagaagattggcaGCGGGAAGTCATTCCGGAGCGGCAACTCACCGGTTTctaggagtggtgagtccaacgcaggcgtttccaggcgtttggagggcagatgtctgaagtcaattccgggacctgcagcaCTGGaacgatcacacagggtaagtaactgataCCCTAgtctacttttacacaaaactttttttgcatagcatggctgcacaagcgatcgctgcctttctatgcaaaaaaacactcccccataggaggcatctagttgattgcacgggcagcaaaagttgctacttgcgatcaacttgtaatgaccCCCTTAGACTTGCCAGGACAGCTGCTTATCTGAACAGCTGTCCATAATAGGGAGCATTAATATAAAGACACAAATTCCTGTTCAGAAATTGGCATGAGTAGCAATTATCAGAAACATTAGTTTTGAAGAATTTAACTACATTTTGATAAATGGTTCCTAAAGTCTTTATCATATAAATTAGCCCATAACATTACCTCCCATTCAGAAATATTTTAAAGGACAAGCACCAATTTGCTCTGGCAGCCATGGTTTTGCTGCAAATTGTATTCTACACGTTGCACAATCTCCAAGCTGTTTAAGGCCATAAGGGCTTGCTGGGACAAATACTTTCAAATAGTGAAATAATATTATTTGACTTTAAACAATAATTATATCAAGGCCTGGGTGTTGCGATGAGTCCCAGTGTTATAAGCCAGGGCTGGTATAAACCAAAAGAGGCTAAGTTCATTTGCATGTCACATCCCATAAGATCTACAGTGTGTATTACCAGTGTAACTAATCGAGGCTGGTTTAGCCGGGTGTTAATTGCAAAACTTGAGTTTGGATTCCACGCATGTTGCTCCCCTGAATTAGTGCTGGCACTTAGTTACATTTTAGTTGTGTTGCTTTATGTATCTGTTTTATATTTTCTCTAAAAATTCAAGTCAATATAATCAAGTTTCTGATGATTAAAACAACTCACTTGTCCAGTATGCAGCCAAATTATATTATCATGTATCATTATATTCTTTACATGTACTTCAGCATGGACGCATTTGGGTTGTGCAATTTAACATATGATAAACACAGAATAACCATGTGTAGCAAGTGCACAATTTCTGCAGTCCGCATTTTATATTTATGTTAAGGCCACAAATGCATGCAACTGTTAATGAGTGTTACAATATGTACTGAATGACTTAAATGACTTCAACATATTTATAAGTTATATTTTTAGGTTTACCTTATTTTATCCCAATAGATCTCTTAATTGCCCTCTTTACAGCTTTATTTTGTAGACTGTATATCAGAGGGTTTAACATGGGTGTAACTCCAGTATACTGTACAGTCAAGATAAGCTCAATGACCCAGTATAGGTCTGATGGTGGCATCATGAAAACAGATGAAGCTGTCCCATAAAACATGGTTAGGACTATGAGGTGGGAAGAGCAGGTGGAGAATGCTTTTCTCCGGCCATCTCTGGATTTAATCTGTATTATGGTGCTAATAATTATTATATAGGACAGCAAACTGCAGAAGAATGGAGAGAATCCAAGTAACAATACTTCTAGATAAATCACTATTAAAAACACTTCCTTGTTGGCATTTGCATTTTCCATAAGAGATTTAATATCACAGAAGTATTGGTGGATTATATTTGAATTGCAGAAAAACATACTTGTGGCTGGTAATATAATAAGCAAAGAATTTAAAAATCCACATAGCCGTATGGCAGCCATGAGTTTAACACAATGATTCCTGCTGAAGATTTGGTGATAGTGTAAGGGTTTACAAATAGCAACATACCGGTCATAGGCCATTATGGTTAAAAGGATAACCTCAGTGAAAGCAAATGCATCAAAAAAATACATCTGGGTAAAGCACTGTATGAAGGACACTTTGTAATTCCCAGACAGTAACATGTCCAGCAGTTTAGGCATGGTGACTGTTGTGTAGCAAAGATCTATTACGGACAAATTACTGAGAAATAGGTACATTGGGGTGTGTAAGTGCTTATCAATATAGATGACCCTAATTATAACAACATTTACTAAAAGACCTGTCAGGTATAATATAAGAAACATATTAAAATATAATGAATTATATACTGATGCAATAAAAAAAGCCGCAATATGGAACTCTGGAAGTTGGGTGTGGTTTTCTATGATTTTCCATGATATTCTGGGATTTTCCATGTTCCTGTAGGATTCTCGATGTTAATTTTTTGGTTATTTCTTTAAAAGATTGTCATCTTAATATCATAGATGAATACTTAGGTTTTGCCTGACCAGAGGTTCCCTTTATTTCTTGACAGTAAACATCCTTGACAGATGACTTCATCAGGAGGGCACTGAAGCAAAAATACAACATGATAATCAGTCAGTGCTCTCCTAGTTATCTATAAAATAATTATAGATTTCTGGAAATGAAATAAATCAAGTTATGGAATTCACATACATGGAATTCACATCCCAACCATGTAAGCATTATAGAAAAATTTATTTCCCAAGCTACAAATACATATGTCTGTGTACAGCTTCCATATTGTTCTACATGTTACTATGCTGAATATAAAGCCCAATGAATAAGGGATTATACAATTTATTTCAAGTCAGGGGATATAATTAGAACATTTATAAAAAGGCGGTTGCCACAAAAATATGCAGCTCTGTATGGATGCTGTAATAAAATCTACAGTAAAATTAATTTCCTGGTTGAATTTAGAAAGTCTGGTTAATTTGACATACAGAGCATTTCCGCTCACATGTGGACTGGTTTTCAGAGGAGTCCAAATTTGTAGCTTTAGGAATAATTTAAAAGGATGTGGTTGGGCCCATTGGAGAACCAGGTACATAACAGAAAGGTGAACATCACAATCCTAACTGTAAAAATAACAATTTTCTTTGGAGGAGAAAAAGTAAGGAcacaagaagaagaagtagtaaataaaaataaaaataaaagaattggTAAAAACATATAGGAGTGATGAGAATAGGGTATACAAAACATAGACAGAAATGAACCAAGGAGACAAAATAACACCCACAATATAAAAGCATACAATATCAATTATAGAGAGTCCTTCAGTCCTATATTTCAGTAAGGGTATTCTTCCACAAATGACAGAAGTTTCAAAAAGTACCTCAGAAAAGATAAAAGTGCACAATAGTGTGATTCTGATAACACATTATAATGGAATAACAATAAAATGCATGAAAACTCCTAACAAATGGTGTGGTCTACACATTCAGCTAGACAGGTGCCTTTATGGTAGAGGGTCCTGCCTATCCAAAGAACAGCTTCCTGCCATTCAATTCCTCTGCCTCCCACTGATCCTTGTATCCTTCTGGATACATATAAATCAGGAAGACACTTTTCACAGTGTGAAAATGCATCAAAAGTTTTATTATATAAATACGTATTAGCATTTATTGACAGAAGATAGAACAAACTGGACTGCTAGCAGATATTGTCGTCAACAAACATAAGTAGACATACAGGTATTTACAGGTGTGTAACCCCATGTATCCCTTGAACAATCAAAAGTTTAATTACATAAAGacaataaaatgtatttacaaaagaTAGAGTAAACTGGACTCCTAGCAGATCTTGTTGTCAACAAATTTATGAAGACATACAGGTATTTAAAAGTGTGTAACCACAGTCATCCCTGGAACATCAGCATACAATAGCCCACAGGTAGTGTCCTACAGCCAGATCCTCTCCTTTCTAACGCATTTCGATAAAAAGTATCTTTTTGAAAGCATAGATTCTCCCTGAACAAGAATTTATACCACTTCATCCAACTAACTGGTAAAACCTATTCTAACAGGGATTGGGTAATATACGTACAGTATATGTCCTATAACAGAAATCCAAAAGCAACAGTCCACAACATGTCTTGAGGAATCCTACATATTTCAGCATCCTTATTGAATGTTCCATTTCCTTTTTGCACCCTCAAATACCAACTAGAATAAATCCTGGCATTGAAAAAATGGCACTTCCCGTTTCAATGGTTGCTGGAAGAAATGCGCCGTATTCTCGTTCCCGCGAAAACTGCTCCTGGTAGCCTGAAGTAGACCATACATAAGGTACCTAAACCCAGGAATTAGGGACTAGCTTGCAATTTTCCCAGTATTCCCTCTTTACTGAAAGAGACGGATAATAGCTGCCCCGGGAGAGGTGCCAATAATCATTAACCCTCCATTACATTAACAGTCATAATAGAAAAGGGTCTCTATAATAGTGGACCCGGCATCCATATTTGGATGGACTACTCTGATATAGATCACTTTTAA
The sequence above is drawn from the Pseudophryne corroboree isolate aPseCor3 unplaced genomic scaffold, aPseCor3.hap2 scaffold_953, whole genome shotgun sequence genome and encodes:
- the LOC135048376 gene encoding olfactory receptor 10R2-like, which produces MPKLLDMLLSGNYKVSFIQCFTQMYFFDAFAFTEVILLTIMAYDRYVAICKPLHYHQIFSRNHCVKLMAAIRLCGFLNSLLIILPATSMFFCNSNIIHQYFCDIKSLMENANANKEVFLIVIYLEVLLLGFSPFFCSLLSYIIIISTIIQIKSRDGRRKAFSTCSSHLIVLTMFYGTASSVFMMPPSDLYWVIELILTVQYTGVTPMLNPLIYSLQNKAVKRAIKRSIGIK